A region from the Benincasa hispida cultivar B227 chromosome 12, ASM972705v1, whole genome shotgun sequence genome encodes:
- the LOC120092451 gene encoding spermine synthase yields the protein MEADAGRGLGCQKTMDGKGSNGILTKKEIPSCCLKARASGPELEAKCHSTVVSGWFSEPQFAYDDGKKRVYFNNPMWPGEAHSLQVESILFKGKSEFQEVVVFESTTYGKVLVLDGIVQLTEKDECAYQEMITHLPLCSIPSPKTVLVVGGGDGGVLSEISRHNSVEHIDICEIDKMVIDVSKEFFPDLAIGFEDPRVHLHVGDAVEFLRRAPRGKYDAIIVDSSDPVGPAQELVEKPFFETIAKALKPGGVLCNMAESMWLHTHLIDDMISICREIFKGSVHYAWASVPTYPSGVIGFLLCSTEGPLVDFKNPINPIEKLEGAVKHKRDLKFYNSEMHSAAFALPSFLRKEVKALVNSPNPEQN from the exons ATGGAAGCCGACGCAGGAAGAGGTTTGGGATGCCAGAAGACTATGGATGGGAAGGGGAGTAATGGGATTCTTACGAAGAAGGAGATCCCTTCTTGTTGTTTAAAGGCTAGGGCTTCAGGCCCTGAACTTGAGGCCAAGTGCCATTCCACTGTTGTTTCTGGGTGGTTCTCAGAACCTCAGTTTGCTTATG ATGACGGAAAGAAAAGGGTCTATTTCAACAATCCCATGTGGCCCG GAGAAGCACACTCCCTCCAAGTAGAGTCTATATTATTTAAAGGGAAGTCAGAGTTCCAAGAAGTGGTCGTTTTTGAG TCCACTACTTATGGGAAAGTGCTTGTTCTAGATGGTATTGTCCAATTAACTGAAAAAGATGAGTGTGCCTATCAGGAGATGATTACTCATCTGCCCCTCTGTTCAATTCCATCTCCCAAAACG GTTCTTGTTGTAGGTGGTGGTGATGGTGGAGTTCTGAGTGAAATCTCTCGCCACAACTCTGTAGAGCATATAGACATATGTGAGATAGATAAGATGGTCATTGAT GTATCTAAGGAGTTTTTTCCTGATTTAGCTATAGGATTCGAGGATCCCCGTGTCCACCTTCACGTTGGTGATG CTGTTGAATTCCTACGGCGTGCACCAAGAGGGAAATATGATGCAATCATTGTCGATTCCTCAGACCCTGTTG GGCCTGCTCAGGAGCTAGTTGAGAAGCCATTCTTTGAGACGATAGCAAAAGCATTGAAGCCTGGTGGGGTCCTCTGTAACATGGCAGAAAGTATGTGGCTACATACACATCTTATTGACGACATGATCTCTATTTGCCGTGAAATTTTCAAAGGATCTGTTCATTATGCATGGGCGAGCGTTCCAACTTATCCAAG TGGTGTGATAGGTTTTTTGCTATGCTCAACTGAAGGGCCACTGGTTGATTTTAAAAATCCTATTAATCCCATTGAGAAGTTAGAAGGTGCAGTCAAGCATAAAAGAGATCTCAAGTTCTACAATTCAGAG ATGCACTCAGCTGCTTTTGCCTTACCATCATTTCTGAGGAAGGAGGTGAAGGCCCTTGTTAATTCTCCAAACCCAGAACAGAACTGA
- the LOC120092964 gene encoding cyclic nucleotide-gated ion channel 1, protein MTYLQEKIVRFQDWSSDKTSRGLYSSDNTLNAGKIGTKADLVTEKPHKELETGSYRINRIKKSLKSSSFNKFMSKGFGTGKKVLDPQGPFLQKWNKIFVLSCVIAVSLDPLFFYVPVVDDDKKCLGLDEKMEITASVLRSFTDIFYILHIVFQFRTGFIAPSSRVFGRGVLVEDAWEIAKKYLSSYFLIDILAVLPLPQVVILIIIPNMKGSRSLNTKDLLKFVVFFQYVPRFIRIYPLYKEVTRTSVLTETAWAGAAFNLFLYMLASHVFGAFWYLFSIERETTCWQRACHNRTGCVSSSLYCDISPGDNSFLNISCPLVDGDNPPFDFGIFLDALNSGVVGSMNFPQKFFYCFWWGLRNLSSLGQNLQTSTYVWEICFAVFISISGLVLFSFLIGNMQTYLQSTTTRLEEMRVRRRDAEQWMSHRLLPESLRERIRRYEQYKWQETRGVDEENLVRNLPKDLRRDIKRHLCLSLLMRVPIFEKMDEQLLDAMCDRLKPVLYTEESYIVREGDPVDEMIFIMRGKLLSVTTNGGRTGFFNSEHLKAGDFCGEELLTWALDPHSSSNLPISTRTVRTLSEVEAFALKADDLKFVASQFRRLHSKQLRHTFRFYSQQWKTWAACFIQAAWRRYRRKKHEQTLLEEENRLKDALAKTGGSSPSLGATIYASRFAANILRTIRRTSSRKARIPERIPPMLLQKPAEPDFTSEENS, encoded by the exons ATGACTTATCTGCAGGAGAAGATTGTGAG GTTTCAGGACTGGAGTTCAGATAAAACTTCAAGGGGGCTATATTCTTCAGATAATACTTTAAATGCCGGAAAGATTGGGACAAAAGCTGACTTAGTTACAGAGAAGCCTCACAAAGAATTGGAAACTGGTTCTTACAGGATTAATAGAATTAAGAAATCCTTGAAATCatcttctttcaataaatttatgtCCAAAGGTTTTGGAACTGGAAAAAAAGTGCTTGACCCACAGGGACCCTTTCTCCAAAAGTGGAATAAGATATTTGTATTGTCTTGTGTGATTGCAGTCTCGTTGGATCCTTTGTTCTTTTATGTCCCTGTGGTTGATGATGATAAGAAATGTCTTGGGTTGGATGAGAAGATGGAGATTACAGCTAGTGTGTTACGTTCATTCACcgacatattttatatattacatattgtTTTTCAATTTCGTACGGGATTCATTGCCCCTTCTTCTCGAGTATTTGGAAGAGGTGTTCTTGTTGAAGATGCTTGGGAAATAGCAAAGAAATATCTTTCATCATACTTTTTGATCGACATTCTTGCAGTCCTCCCACTTCCACAA GTAGTGATTCTGATAATTATTCCAAACATGAAAGGCTCAAGGTCGTTGAATACCAAGGACTTGCTGAAATTTGTTGTTTTCTTCCAGTATGTGCCACGGTTTATTAGAATCTATCCATTATATAAAGAAGTTACAAGAACATCTGTACTCACTGAAACTGCATGGGCTGGAGCTGCATTTAATCTCTTTCTCTACATGCTGGCAAGTCAT GTTTTTGGAGCATTCTGGTACTTGTTTTCTATAGAACGAGAAACGACATGCTGGCAGAGGGCTTGTCATAATCGTACTGGCTGTGTTTCTAGTTCACTATATTGTGATATCAGTCCAGGAGACaactcatttttaaatatttcatgtcCTCTAGTTGATGGAGACAACCCTCCTTTTGATTTCGGAATATTTCTTGATGCTCTTAATTCTGGTGTTGTGGGGTCGATGAATTTTCCACAGAAGTTCTTTTACTGTTTCTGGTGGGGTCTGAGAAATCTAAG TTCCCTGGGTCAAAATCTCCAAACAAGCACATACGTGTGGGAAATTTGCTTTGCTGTTTTCATCTCCATTTCTGGCTTAGTTCTGTTTTCATTTCTCATCGGGAACATGCAG ACATATTTGCAATCCACCACTACAAGATTGGAAGAAATGAGGGTCAGAAGGAGAGATGCAGAACAATGGATGTCCCACCGTTTGCTCCCTGAAAGCCTCCGGGAGCGAATCAGGAGGTATGAGCAGTACAAGTGGCAGGAAACCAGAGGTGTTGATGAAGAGAATCTGGTTCGAAATCTTCCAAAAGATCTCAGAAGGGATATTAAACGCCATCTCTGCTTGTCTTTGCTAATGAGG GTACCCATATTTGAAAAAATGGATGAACAATTGTTGGATGCCATGTGTGACCGTCTCAAGCCAGTACTATACACAGAGGAAAGCTACATTGTTAGGGAAGGAGACCCGGTAGACGAGATGATTTTCATTATGCGAGGCAAGTTATTGTCTGTAACTACGAATGGGGGAAGAACTGGTTTCTTTAATTCTGAACATCTCAAGGCGGGTGATTTCTGTGGCGAAGAGTTACTGACATGGGCTTTGGATCCACACTCCTCATCCAATCTGCCAATTTCGACGAGAACCGTTCGAACACTTTCAGAAGTTGAAGCATTTGCTTTGAAGGCTGATGACTTGAAGTTCGTAGCCTCACAGTTCCGAAGGCTTCACAGCAAGCAGCTGCGGCACACTTTCAGGTTTTATTCACAGCAGTGGAAGACATGGGCAGCATGTTTTATACAAGCAGCGTGGCGTCGATACCGCAGAAAGAAGCATGAACAGACTCTCTTAGAAGAAGAGAACAGGTTAAAAGACGCATTGGCCAAGACAGGTGGGAGTTCTCCTAGTTTAGGTGCCACCATCTATGCATCCAGATTTGCAGCTAACATCCTTAGAACGATTCGACGGACAAGCTCACGGAAGGCCAGGATTCCAGAGAGAATACCACCAATGTTGCTTCAGAAACCAGCAGAACCTGATTTTACCTCTGAAGAGAATAGTTGA
- the LOC120067123 gene encoding uncharacterized protein LOC120067123: MGIEGHVLKRIPRIKFPERHPKSSASGSANQSQHNPSTDKDIGYYTLSGSNVPAPPQNMAVGGKASLLPKRTPVSDREIEAILLGGCF, encoded by the exons ATGGGAATAGAAGGGCATGTTTTGAAGCGAATTCCACGCATTAAATTCCCTGAAAGACACCCAAAATCTTCAGCTTCAg GTTCTGCTAACCAGTCTCAGCACAACCCCTCAACAGATAAGGACATTGGTTACTATACACTTTCAGGTTCAAATGTGCCAGCACCACCCCAAAACATGGCCGTGGGAGGCAAAGCATCTCTCCTGCCAAAGCGTACGCCTGTCTCGGACAGAGAGATAGAGGCTATACTG TTGGGTGGATGCTTTTGA